The following coding sequences lie in one Nakaseomyces glabratus chromosome I, complete sequence genomic window:
- a CDS encoding uncharacterized protein (CAGL0I11000g~Putative adhesin-like cell wall protein (adhesin cluster V); predicted GPI-anchor) — translation MKKRLPFPIWILWVIRIFSIICNVTAQAVIETDTIVDGNNPTGYGNGYIVLGGAYLAFQEMNSVPMYQTVKVDKGGALYYINDNMKGFDISSSHALFGDFVFQNDGIVVVDDRKSTSSGSWTINDGTFTNTGHMMFTSSQGDTIGIYASSTTNTGLIYSKGTDRNKPQQVKISSGNNWINTGTICLANSTYKLSKAIHGGGCISVGEGSVFNIYDYDMQQQTIYLSHSSSVLAFTNGQNVAVHGLGNGNGFLYPIFPIRKVTYNSLTGIATFTTGFISLQKFTVDIGLGYNESDFEIVKSINIQGTNYNNYNFVIYKGPTPNSAPSVCQPCIEIPLYTFKVPNSYETINDLGFSETISFFSTYNSNDLPMIGTTTIFSPPDVYTLTRYNESTTETNVVSKVTGIDLNGSPFAYYTTITIEDKKLPEVVTTTITVTNEDGSENTITTVKSNSPTMDSFTSSRPSNSFKTVSSMKDKGLEGKDSISTTITTNSDGKPTTIFDINSSNDNIDKTVIRSNSESLTTTVISSYNATTNSNGNFATMVTTSQSPLIKRAAETAVVTDSQGNVITEVISMIQATDPDGVIYLTLTTMTPTDNPKVTPTNVVTTYSPSIITGVGDTMIVTDNQGHVFTEVVSQLVIEGANGTPSLTLTTMTLTDNPKVTPTNVVTTYSPSIITGVGDTMIVTDNQGHVFTEVVSQLVIEGANGTPSLTLTTMTLTDNPKVTPTNVVTTYPTSKLTGVGETMIVTDNQGHVFTEVVSLYETLDKNGHLSLCLTTMTLPDDHTSIVTGTESSAPTKVETTYPGSGLVTLTVTDSQGHLTTETISWYVTTYKDGVVSIYETTVTPTTNPNVSPTKVETTYPGSGLVTLTVTDSQGHLTTETISWYITTYKDGVVSIYETTLTPSMTTDEYTTAITSSDFVSHITTTDSNGKLTTIVTTVITYTTVTTVINYPTQVETTTDYSTVSNGKPTTMVTTIPLTKPSGEADYTTVITGSDSMVHTDLVSHITTTGSNGKPTMMVTTIPLTKPSSEADYTTVITGSDSMVHTDLVSHITTTGSNGKPTTMVTTIPLTKPSGEADYTTVITGSDSMVHTDLVSHITTTGSNGKPTTMVTTIPLTKPSGEADYTTVITGSDSMVHTDLVSHITTTGSNGKPTTMVTTIPLTKPSGEADYTTVITGSDSMVHTDLVSHITTTGSNGKPTMMVTTIPLTKPSGEADYTTVITGSDSMVHTDLVSHITTTGSNGKPTTMVTTIPLTKPSGEADYTTVITGSDSMVHTDLVSHITTTGSNGKPTTMVTTIPLTKPSGEADYTTVITGSDSMVHTDLVSHITTTGSNGKPTTMVTTIPLTKPSGEADYTTVITGSDSMVHTDLVSHITTTGSNGKPTTMVTTIPLTKPSGEADYTTVITGSDSMVHTDLVSHITTTGSNGKPTMMVTTIPLTKPSGEADYTTVITGSDSMVHTDLVSHITTTGSNGKPTTMVTTIPLTKPSGEADYTTVITGSDSMVHTDLVSHITTTGSNGKPTTMVTTIPLTKPSGEADYTTVITGSDSMVHTDLVSHITTTGSNGKPTTMVTTIPLTKPSGEADYTTVITGSDSMVHTDLVSHITTTGSNGKPTTMVTTIPLTKPSGEADYTTVITGSDSMVHTDLVSHITTTGSNGKPTTMVTTIPLTKPSGEADYTTVITGSDSMVHTDLVSHITTTGSNGKPTTMVTTIPLTKPSGEADYTTVITGSDSMVHTDLVSHITTTGSNGKPTTMVTTIPLTKPSGEADYTTVITGSDSMVHTDLVSHITTTGSNGKPTTMVTTIPLTKPSGEADYTTVITGSDSMVHTDLVSHITTTGSNGKPTTMVTTIPLTKPSGEADYTTVITGSDSMVHTDLVSHITTTGSNGKPTTMVTTIPLTKPSGEADYTTVITGSDSMVHTDLVSHITTTGSNGKPTTMVTTIPLTKPSGEADYTTVITGSDSMVHTDLVSHITTTGSNGKPTTMVTTIPLTKPSGEADYTTVITGSDSMVHTDLVSHITTTGSNGKPTTMVTTIPLTKPSGEADYTTVVTKSNGSVETEVVSHITTTDSSGQVITITTTAPCTDHNGNADYTTVVTKSNGSVETEVVSHITTTDSNGKPTTVVTTVPCTVCSNDADYTTVVTKSNGSVETEVVSHITTTDSSGQVITITTTAPCTDHNGNADYTTVVTKSNGSVETEVVSHITTTDSNGKPTTVVTTVPCTVCSNDADYTTVVTKSNGSVETEVVSHITTTDSSGQVITITTTAPCTDHNGNTIQTEISVSSATESISDLQRITTTLNGNNKATAISFVGGTSIYTTGSNSGYSSLHGSSLETFAPTGSSAVESGNKVSQTQTASVFHGAGSTFKIKFDAILLSTSFTILILLGMA, via the coding sequence atgaaaaaaagactCCCATTCCCCATATGGATTTTGTGGGTGATTCGAATTTTCAGTATTATCTGCAATGTTACTGCCCAAGCCGTGATTGAAACTGATACTATCGTTGACGGGAATAATCCCACCGGATACGGAAACGGTTATATCGTTTTAGGAGGCGCTTATTTAGCATTTCAGGAAATGAATTCTGTTCCAATGTATCAGACAGTTAAAGTCGACAAAGGGGGTGCTCTTTACTATATCAACGATAATATGAAAGGGTTTgatatttcttcaagtcaCGCTCTATTTGGcgattttgtttttcagAATGATGGTATAGTTGTTGTGGATGATAGGAAGAGTACATCCTCTGGTTCCTGGACAATTAATGATGGTACCTTCACCAATACCGGACATATGATGTTTACATCTAGTCAGGGTGATACAATCGGCATTTATGCAAGCTCTACAACAAACACTGGTCTCATCTATTCGAAAGGTACTGATAGAAACAAACCACAACAAGTGAAAATAAGTAGCGGTAATAATTGGATTAACACTGGTACAATTTGCTTAGCGAATAGTACTTACAAGCTAAGTAAGGCTATTCATGGTGGTGGATGTATTTCTGTTGGTGAAGGATCTGTTTTTAATATCTACGACTATGATATGCAACAACaaacaatatatttatcacaCTCCTCTTCTGTTTTGGCCTTTACTAATGGACAAAATGTTGCCGTTCACGGTTTAGGAAATGGTAACGGGTTTTTATACCCCATATTTCCAATCAGAAAGGTTACCTACAATTCTTTGACCGGTATAGCAACATTTACAACTGGTTTCATAAGTCTACAAAAGTTCACAGTAGATATTGGCTTAGGTTACAACGAATCTGACTTCGAAATTGTCAAAAGTATCAATATTCAAGGCACAAATTACaataattacaattttgtaatttacAAAGGACCAACACCAAACTCAGCACCATCAGTATGTCAACCATGTATTGAGATTCCATTATATACCTTCAAAGTTCCTAATTCATATGAGACCATTAATGATTTAGGTTTTTCAGaaacaatttctttcttctccaCCTATAACTCAAATGACTTGCCTATGATTGGTACTACAACTATATTCTCACCTCCTGACGTGTACACCTTGACAAGATATAACGAAAGTACAACCGAAACTAATGTCGTTAGCAAGGTTACAGGTATTGATTTGAACGGGTCTCCATTTGCTTATTATACTACCATTACTATTgaagacaaaaaattaCCAGAAGTTGTAACAACAACTATCACAGTTACAAATGAAGATGGCAGTGAAAATACCATTACTACAGTAAAAAGTAACAGTCCTACAATGGATTCATTTACATCATCAAGGCCATCAAATTCATTTAAAACTGTTTCATCTATGAAAGATAAGGGGTTGGAAGGTAAAGATAGTATATCCACAACCATTACAACAAATTCTGATGGTAAACCAACAACAATCTTTGACATCAATTCAAGCAATGATAACATTGATAAGACTGTAATACGTTCGAATAGTGAATCTTTAACTACCACAGTTATTAGTTCATATAACGCCACCACCAATTCCAATGGCAATTTTGCGACTATGGTTACTACTTCTCAAAGTCCACTAATAAAAAGAGCTGCTGAAACAGCAGTAGTAACTGATAGTCAAGGAAATGTCATCACTGAGGTAATATCTATGATACAAGCTACAGATCCAGACGGTGTGATATATCTTACGTTAACAACTATGACACCAACTGACAACCCCAAAGTCACTCCTACCAATGTAGTAACTACTTACTCACCTTCAATAATAACAGGTGTTGGCGATACAATGATAGTGACTGATAATCAAGGCCATGTCTTCACTGAAGTAGTATCTCAGCTAGTAATTGAAGGTGCAAACGGTACACCATCTCTGACGTTAACAACTATGACACTAACTGACAACCCCAAAGTCACTCCTACCAATGTAGTAACTACTTACTCACCTTCAATAATAACAGGTGTTGGCGATACAATGATAGTGACTGATAATCAAGGCCATGTCTTCACTGAAGTAGTATCTCAGCTAGTAATTGAAGGTGCAAACGGTACACCATCTCTGACGTTAACAACTATGACACTAACTGACAACCCCAAAGTCACTCCTACCAATGTAGTAACTACTTACCCAACTTCAAAATTAACAGGTGTTGGCGAAACAATGATAGTGACTGATAATCAAGGCCATGTCTTCACTGAAGTAGTATCACTGTACGAAACCTTAGATAAAAACGGTCACCTGTCTCTTTGTTTAACAACAATGACCCTTCCAGATGACCACACAAGTATAGTTACCGGAACTGAGAGCAGTGCTCCTACTAAAGTAGAAACTACTTACCCAGGCAGTGGTTTAGTTACACTAACAGTGACTGATAGTCAGGGTCATTTGACCACTGAAACAATATCCTGGTATGTAACTACATATAAAGACGGCGTGGTGTCTATATATGAAACAACGGTAACACCAACCACCAACCCAAACGTCTCTCCTACCAAAGTAGAAACTACTTACCCAGGCAGTGGTTTAGTTACACTAACAGTGACTGATAGTCAGGGTCATTTGACCACTGAAACGATATCCTGGTACATAACTACATATAAAGACGGTGTGGTGTCTATTTATGAAACGACACTAACACCATCAATGACCACAGATGAGTACACCACGGCAATTACCAGCTCTGACTTTGTCTCTCACATCACTACCACAGACTCCAATGGCAAGCTTACCACAATTGTTACCACAGTGATCACATACACAACCGTAACCACCGTAATAAACTACCCAACACAAGTTGAAACCACCACAGACTACAGCACAGTttccaacggcaagcctaccacgatggtcaccaccatcccattgaccaagccaagcggcgaggccgactacaccaccgtgatcaccggctctgacagcaTGGTCCACAccgacctcgtctcccacatcaccaccacaggttccaacggcaagcctaccatgatggtcaccaccatcccattgaccaagccaagcagcgaggccgactacaccaccgtgatcaccggctctgacagcaTGGTCCACAccgacctcgtctcccacatcaccaccacaggttccaacggcaagcctaccacgatggtcaccaccatcccattgaccaagccaagcggcgaggccgactacaccaccgtgatcaccggctctgacagcaTGGTCCACAccgacctcgtctcccacatcaccaccacaggttccaacggcaagcctaccacgatggtcaccaccatcccattgaccaagccaagcggcgaggccgactacaccaccgtgatcaccggctctgacagcaTGGTCCACAccgacctcgtctcccacatcaccaccacaggttccaacggcaagcctaccacgatggtcaccaccatcccattgaccaagccaagcggcgaggccgactacaccaccgtgatcaccggctctgacagcaTGGTCCACAccgacctcgtctcccacatcaccaccacaggttccaacggcaagcctaccatgatggtcaccaccatcccattgaccaagccaagcggcgaggccgactacaccaccgtgatcaccggctctgacagcaTGGTCCACAccgacctcgtctcccacatcaccaccacaggttccaacggcaagcctaccacgatggtcaccaccatcccattgaccaagccaagcggcgaggccgactacaccaccgtgatcaccggctctgacagcaTGGTCCACAccgacctcgtctcccacatcaccaccacaggttccaacggcaagcctaccacgatggtcaccaccatcccattgaccaagccaagcggcgaggccgactacaccaccgtgatcaccggctctgacagcaTGGTCCACAccgacctcgtctcccacatcaccaccacaggttccaacggcaagcctaccacgatggtcaccaccatcccattgaccaagccaagcggcgaggccgactacaccaccgtgatcaccggctctgacagcaTGGTCCACAccgacctcgtctcccacatcaccaccacaggttccaacggcaagcctaccacgatggtcaccaccatcccattgaccaagccaagcggcgaggccgactacaccaccgtgatcaccggctctgacagcaTGGTCCACAccgacctcgtctcccacatcaccaccacaggttccaacggcaagcctaccatgatggtcaccaccatcccattgaccaagccaagcggcgaggccgactacaccaccgtgatcaccggctctgacagcaTGGTCCACAccgacctcgtctcccacatcaccaccacaggttccaacggcaagcctaccacgatggtcaccaccatcccattgaccaagccaagcggcgaggccgactacaccaccgtgatcaccggctctgacagcaTGGTCCACAccgacctcgtctcccacatcaccaccacaggttccaacggcaagcctaccacgatggtcaccaccatcccattgaccaagccaagcggcgaggccgactacaccaccgtgatcaccggctctgacagcaTGGTCCACAccgacctcgtctcccacatcaccaccacaggttccaacggcaagcctaccacgatggtcaccaccatcccattgaccaagccaagcggcgaggccgactacaccaccgtgatcaccggctctgacagcaTGGTCCACAccgacctcgtctcccacatcaccaccacaggttccaacggcaagcctaccacgatggtcaccaccatcccattgaccaagccaagcggcgaggccgactacaccaccgtgatcaccggctctgacagcaTGGTCCACAccgacctcgtctcccacatcaccaccacaggttccaacggcaagcctaccacgatggtcaccaccatcccattgaccaagccaagcggcgaggccgactacaccaccgtgatcaccggctctgacagcaTGGTCCACAccgacctcgtctcccacatcaccaccacaggttccaacggcaagcctaccacgatggtcaccaccatcccattgaccaagccaagcggcgaggccgactacaccaccgtgatcaccggctctgacagcaTGGTCCACAccgacctcgtctcccacatcaccaccacaggttccaacggcaagcctaccacgatggtcaccaccatcccattgaccaagccaagcggcgaggccgactacaccaccgtgatcaccggctctgacagcaTGGTCCACAccgacctcgtctcccacatcaccaccacaggttccaacggcaagcctaccacgatggtcaccaccatcccattgaccaagccaagcggcgaggccgactacaccaccgtgatcaccggctctgacagcaTGGTCCACAccgacctcgtctcccacatcaccaccacaggttccaacggcaagcctaccacgatggtcaccaccatcccattgaccaagccaagcggcgaggccgactacaccaccgtgatcaccggctctgacagcaTGGTCCACAccgacctcgtctcccacatcaccaccacaggttccaacggcaagcctaccacgatggtcaccaccatcccattgaccaagccaagcggcgaggccgactacaccaccgtgatcaccggctctgacagcaTGGTCCACAccgacctcgtctcccacatcaccaccacaggttccaacggcaagcctaccacgatggtcaccaccatcccattgaccaagccaagcggcgaggccgactacaccaccgtgatcaccggctctgacagcaTGGTCCACAccgacctcgtctcccacatcaccaccacaggttccaacggcaagcctaccacgatggtcaccaccatcccattgaccaagccaagcggcgaggccgactacaccaccgtgatcaccggctctgacagcaTGGTCCACAccgacctcgtctcccacatcaccaccacaggttccaacggcaagcctaccacgatggtcaccaccatcccattgaccaagccaagcggcgaggccgactacacgactGTTGTCACGAAGTCCAACGGCAGTGTTGAGACCGAAGTTGtgtcccacatcaccaccaccgactccagCGGACAGGTAATAACGATAACTACCACTGCTCCATGTACTGATCACAACGGTAATGCTGACTACACGACTGTTGTCACGAAGTCCAACGGCAGTGTTGAGACCGAAGTTGtgtcccacatcaccaccaccgactccaatgGCAAGCCTACAACTgttgtcaccactgttccatgcACTGTATGCTCAAACGacgcagactacaccactgtTGTCACGAAGTCCAACGGCAGTGTTGAGACCGAAGTTGtgtcccacatcaccaccaccgactccagCGGACAGGTAATAACGATAACTACCACTGCTCCATGTACTGATCACAACGGTAATGCTGACTACACGACTGTTGTCACGAAGTCCAACGGCAGTGTTGAGACCGAAGTTGtgtcccacatcaccaccaccgactccaatgGCAAGCCTACAACTgttgtcaccactgttccatgcACTGTATGCTCAAACGacgcagactacaccactgtTGTCACGAAGTCCAACGGCAGTGTTGAGACCGAAGTTGtgtcccacatcaccaccaccgactccagCGGACAGGTAATAACGATAACTACCACTGCTCCATGTACTGATCACAACGGTAACACAATCCAAACCGAAATATCAGTCAGTAGCGCTACTGAATCCATCTCTGATCTTCAGAGAATCACTACTACGTTGAATGGCAACAATAAAGCTACTGCTATTAGTTTTGTCGGAGGGACTAGCATCTATACAACTGGTTCTAATTCAGGTTATTCGTCACTGCACGGTAGTTCTTTGGAAACGTTTGCTCCGACAGGTTCTTCTGCCGTTGAAAGTGGCAACAAGGTGTCGCAGACTCAAACTGCTTCCGTATTCCATGGTGCAGGTTCTACattcaagatcaaatttGATGCCATTTTATTGTCTACGTCATTCACTATTTTGATTCTGTTAGGCATGGCTTAA